The Vicia villosa cultivar HV-30 ecotype Madison, WI linkage group LG1, Vvil1.0, whole genome shotgun sequence genome includes a region encoding these proteins:
- the LOC131632527 gene encoding endo-1,3;1,4-beta-D-glucanase-like isoform X1 — MSGLACCSNPPILDPFCGVGHVEKLGGLDVYLTGSLLSTIAILFVSDIYGYQAPIIRNLADRVAAAGYYVVVPDYFNGDPFDPENLDRPLPIWMKEHRPEKGFKASQPIIEALKSKGVSTIGAAGFCWGAKTVCELGKSNLSQVVALAHPSSITVEDIDGVNVPIAILGAGLDTITPPEVIKQFEQVLAAKPEVDSFVKIFPNVSHGWTLRYNTTDPEAVKPAEEAHQILLDWFNKHLKREIC; from the exons ATGTCAGGCCTTGCTTGCTGCTCTAATCCACCAATTTTGGACCCTTTTTGTGGAGTTGGCCATGTTGAAAAACTTGGTGGCCTTGATGTTTATCTTACAGGCTCTCTTCTTTCCACCATCGCCATTCTCTTCGTCTCCGATATTTATG GATATCAAGCACCTATTATAAG GAATCTTGCTGACAGGGTTGCAGCAGCTGGGTATTATGTGGTTGTTCCTGACTACTTCAATGGCGATCCCTTTGATCCTGAGAATCTTGACAGACCTTTACCTATTTGGATGAAAGAACATCGACCC GAGAAAGGTTTTAAAGCTTCACAACCCATAATTGAAGCTTTAAAGAGTAAAGGAGTTTCTACTATTGGAGCAGCTGGTTTTTGTTGGGGCG CTAAGACTGTGTGTGAGCTTGGGAAATCCAACCTCAGTCAAGTTGTTGCGTTAGCACATCCATCGTCGATCACAGTAGAGGACATCGACG GTGTTAATGTTCCGATTGCTATACTTGGAGCTGGGCTTGACACAATCACTCCTCCAGAGGTTATAAAACAATTTGAACAAGTCTTGGCTGCTAAACCTGAA GTGGATAGTTTTGTGAAAATATTTCCTAATGTCTCGCATGGTTGGACTTTGAGGTATAACACTACAGATCCGGAAGCTGTGAAGCCTGCAGAAGAGGCTCATCAgatcttattggattggtttaatAAACATCTTAAGCGAGAAATCTGTTAA
- the LOC131632519 gene encoding protein FAR1-RELATED SEQUENCE 5-like, whose protein sequence is MDEISSSTNVTQDVGSISDENNESWQHFVFHELSSIKDFYAKYAHEKGFSVRRNLHSFYDSRNKKTDIVQYIRYVCNKHGFKHGSRADPKNKTNSDTPVLIEYHKEKELPEERTGCPASISLKYDSNVKGYHIYKWNVTHNHPLHKPEHSHYLRSAREISEPQKQLAIINSKSGMSVRSSFQVMRQIAGGSKNLGYCFQDLKNFLTTVRQKEMVIGDATIIQEYLRNEALRNPSFYYDIQVDSEENIASIFWSDAIMQQDYELFGDLISFDTTYRTNTEYRPLAPFLGFDNHRKSVLFGCALLYDETSASFDWLFTTFLKCMKNKKPITIYTDQASALMKSVPNIFPDVFHGLCSWHMGENAKSNLGSRCNGAFLDELHHLVSNVDDEAEFDFNWNKMLQNCFGGKATSEFTWLVQIHRNRTQWSSAWVKSHFTAGLKTTQLSESFNAFLRHFLQPDHSLVQFFIHFNVMVEKMRDNHADCDFKAANTRPRNNYPNSQLMRSVVAKYTPASFAFIHKQYDLSFKYYYEEDMSRSSISNRVFKVFTIQLVRDADEMDFDNDAAANVYMSVEEVPENLLPNDQDPLRLDERVVTVDIGNKIFTCTCRMFENRGFLCRHVFKILDFLGSSVQYQSLKSIPDHYILKRWTKGIRPSLDALKPISIGGIQDTTFAQRYQQASGVMLQIITRVCMDPDACQFFLNAAIECGKQAEELIVAKGVSGQPSSSRSASCKDTSVAEPLVVDSSVKKFKKRPNPIRAKKRLKSDYELARERQRFIAQRKKQKKEEDAAKLALTINNVD, encoded by the exons ATGGATGAGATATCGTCTTCCACAAATGTCACTCAAGATGTTGGTTCAATCTCCGATGAAAATAATGAATCGTGGCAACATTTTGTCTTCCACGAGCTTTCATCAATCAAGGATTTCTATGCTAAATACGCTCATGAAAAGGGATTTAGCGTGAGAAGAAATTTGCATTCCTTCTATGATTCTCGTAACAAAAAAACGGACATTGTGCAATATATCCGTTATGTTTGTAACAAGCATGGTTTCAAGCACGGAAGTCGGGCGGATCCTAAGAACAAGACAAACTCGGATACTCCTGTTCTCATTGAATATCATAAAGAGAAAGAACTTCCCGAGGAAAGGACTGGTTGCCCAGCTAGTATTTCGTTGAAGTATGATTCCAATGTTAAAGGTTATCACATATACAAATGGAATGTTACTCATAACCACCCTCTCCATAAACCCGAGCATTCGCATTACTTGAGATCGGCTCGAGAGATTAGTGAGCCTCAAAAACAACTTGCTATAATAAATTCAAAATCAGGCATGTCTGTAAGATCCTCCTTTCAAGTTATGCGTCAAATAGCTGGTGGTTCAAAGAACCTTGGGTATTGCTTCCAAGATTTAAAGAACTTTCTCACCACTGTTCGACAAAAGGAAATGGTCATTGGTGATGCCACTATTATCCAAGAATATCTTAGAAACGAAGCTTTGAGGAACCCGTCATTTTATTATGATAtccaagtagattctgaagagaaCATAGCTAGTATTTTCTGGTCAGATGCAATCATGCAGCAAGACTATGAATTATTTGGTGATCTCATCAGTTTCGACACTACTTATCGAACAAATACGGAGTATCGCCCATTAG CTCCGTTCCTTGGATTTGACAACCACCGTAAGAGTGTATTATTTGGTTGTGCCCTGCTATACGATGAGACTTCAGCAAGTTTTGATTGGTTGTTTACCACTTTCCTGAAGTGCATGAAAAATAAGAAACCCATTACAATTTATACAGACCAAGCTTCTGCTTTGATGAAGTCAGTTCCAAACATCTTCCCCGATGTCTTCCATGGCTTGTGTTCTTGGCACATGGGGGAGAATGCAAAGTCCAACTTAGGCTCTCGTtgcaatggtgcatttcttgacgaACTACATCACTTGGTTTCGAATGTTGATGATGAGGCAGAGTTTGACTTCAATTGGAATAAGATGCTTCAAAATTGTTTTGGTGGTAAAGCCACTTCTGAATTTACTTGGCTTGTCCAGATTCATCGTAATCGTACTCAATGGTCTTCTGCTTGGGTGAAATCACACTTCACTGCCGGTTTGAAGACCACACAGTTAAGCGAGTCGTTCAATGCCTTTCTTCGCCACTTTCTTCAGCCAGACCACTCACTTGTGcaattctttatccatttcaatGTTATGGTTGAGAAAATGCGAGATAATCATGCTGATTGTGATTTCAAGGCTGCTAATACTAGGCCAAGAAACAATTATCCCAACAGCCAACTCATGAGGTCCGTTGTCGCCAAGTATACTCCAGCAtcgtttgcattcattcacaagCAATATGATCTTTCTTTCAAATATTATTATGAGGAGGACATGTCAAGAAGTTCAATTTCTAATAGAGTTTTCAAAGTGTTCACAATTCAACTTGTTCGTGATGCCGATGAGATGGATTTTGATAATGATGCCGCTGCGAATGTTTATATGTCGGTCGAAGAAGTTCCAGAAAACCTTCTTCCTAATGATCAAGATCCTTTGCGACTTGATGAGAGGGTTGTTACGGTAGATATTGGGAACAAGATTTTTACTTGTACCTGTCGGATGTTCGAGAACCGGGGATTCTTATGTCGCCATGTTTTCAAGATATTAGACTTCTTAGGGAGTTCTGTCCAATACCAGTCCTTGAAGTCCATACCTGACCACTACATATTGAAGCGTTGGACTAAAGGAATTCGTCCATCCCTTGATGCTTTAAAACCCATCAGTATTGGAGGTATTCAAGATACTACTTTTGCACAAAGATATCAACAAGCTTCTGGTGTTATGCTTCAGATTATAACCCGTGTTTGCATGGACCCTGATGCGTGCCAATTTTTTCTTAATGCTGCAATTGAATGTGGGAAGCAAGCGGAAGAGTTGATTGTTGCTAAAGGTGTTTCCGGTCAACCTTCATCTTCCAGGTCTGCATCTTGCAAAGATACTAGTGTTGCTGAACCTCTTGTAGTTGATTCTAGTGTAAAAAAGTTCAAAAAGAGACCCAATCCAATCAGGGCTAAGAAACGGCTCAAAAGTGATTATGAGTTAGCTAGGGAGAGACAAAGATTCATCGCACAGcggaagaaacaaaagaaagaagaagatgcTGCAAAATTAGCTTTAACAATCAACAATGTTGATtga